The following are from one region of the Edaphobacter acidisoli genome:
- a CDS encoding superoxide dismutase family protein produces MRILAAALVACLMTAPAVARSNDSLTVHLKNSKGQDAGTAKFKQLKDGRVEIKLSLKNIYFGEHAVHIHEHPVCDAPDFKGAGGHFNPSGREHGLENPKGHHNGDLPNISVGEDHMGEATFKVDYLSLDPSASNSIVANGGTAIVIHEHADDMKTDPSGEAGNRIACGVITEPKP; encoded by the coding sequence ATGCGCATTCTTGCTGCAGCATTGGTTGCCTGCCTGATGACCGCGCCAGCCGTGGCCAGATCGAATGACTCGCTGACTGTTCACCTGAAGAACAGCAAGGGACAGGATGCTGGGACCGCCAAGTTTAAGCAGCTGAAGGATGGGCGGGTTGAGATCAAACTGAGCCTCAAGAATATTTACTTTGGGGAGCATGCGGTGCACATCCACGAGCACCCGGTTTGCGATGCGCCGGACTTCAAGGGCGCGGGCGGGCACTTCAACCCGTCGGGGCGGGAGCATGGGCTGGAGAATCCGAAGGGACACCACAATGGCGACCTGCCGAATATCTCGGTCGGCGAAGACCATATGGGCGAGGCGACGTTCAAGGTGGATTATCTGTCTCTGGACCCGTCGGCCTCGAACAGCATTGTGGCGAATGGAGGGACGGCGATTGTGATCCACGAGCACGCCGATGATATGAAGACGGACCCGAGCGGCGAAGCAGGCAACCGGATCGCCTGCGGGGTGATCACGGAGCCGAAGCCGTAG
- a CDS encoding RNA polymerase sigma factor: MERTPEQQAAQEALARLVRQCMAGDAHAWQQLVVSQHRRIYAICYRFTGSATDAEDLTQDVFLKLYKNLASFDTQKGSFQTWITTLARNLLVDHFRRTRIERFSDSLDATADGSDDGQTMADRLADSRPSQESHVAGVETRARVQHALKQLSPELREAVILRDLEDMDYKEIAQVLRIPEGTVKSRISRGRGELAKLLERI, encoded by the coding sequence TTGGAGAGAACGCCGGAACAACAAGCAGCGCAGGAAGCCCTCGCCAGACTGGTGCGCCAGTGCATGGCTGGAGATGCGCACGCCTGGCAGCAGCTTGTGGTCTCGCAGCATCGGCGGATCTACGCTATCTGTTACCGCTTCACGGGTTCGGCTACCGATGCAGAAGATTTGACGCAGGATGTGTTCCTGAAGCTGTATAAGAACCTGGCGAGCTTCGATACGCAGAAGGGCAGCTTTCAGACGTGGATTACGACGCTGGCGCGGAACCTGCTGGTGGATCACTTCAGGAGAACAAGGATTGAGCGGTTCAGCGACTCGCTGGATGCGACGGCGGATGGCTCGGACGACGGCCAGACGATGGCGGACAGGCTGGCGGACAGCCGCCCTTCGCAGGAGAGCCACGTTGCGGGCGTCGAGACCAGAGCGCGGGTGCAGCATGCCTTGAAACAACTCTCGCCAGAGTTGCGGGAAGCTGTTATTCTCCGCGACCTGGAGGATATGGATTATAAAGAAATCGCGCAGGTTCTTCGGATTCCGGAGGGGACGGTGAAGAGCCGGATCAGCCGGGGCCGCGGGGAACTTGCGAAGCTGCTGGAACGTATATGA
- a CDS encoding anti-sigma factor: protein MADFNQFGSAGTPQTGDAHQCAQCEAMLADALDGTLSADDQATFDLHIASCPGCRAMLGDAERGMEWMEMLKSVPPEPSAALVERIFAETTGRAAEEASAARAAREQRRQASTLLGHPIPSDSHTDAQPVAAFSGNVIPFRTRFVRGLRSMGQTMLQPRLAMTAAMAFFSVALTMNLTGVRLSSLRPSDFTPSSILRSCYSAKARVVRYSDNLRVVYELESRVRDLQHSSDEDFPASTSGPQNSPATTSPQPTPTGAEQQPDGQKPASQSPQTDQEKQSRPKPGSGTSQREMPGGSLLFTGPAHRRGTLSASLVNTDVFLSGRVSSGLFPSVKDEGGLV from the coding sequence GTGGCAGACTTCAACCAATTCGGCAGCGCAGGAACCCCGCAGACGGGTGATGCGCACCAGTGCGCTCAATGCGAAGCGATGCTGGCCGATGCGCTGGACGGAACGCTGAGCGCGGACGACCAGGCCACCTTTGACCTGCATATAGCCTCGTGCCCGGGGTGCCGGGCGATGCTCGGCGATGCCGAGCGCGGCATGGAGTGGATGGAGATGCTGAAGTCCGTCCCGCCTGAGCCTTCGGCTGCGCTGGTGGAGCGCATCTTCGCCGAGACGACGGGCAGGGCTGCGGAGGAGGCAAGCGCCGCTCGTGCGGCACGGGAGCAGCGTCGGCAGGCGAGTACGCTGCTGGGCCATCCCATCCCTTCGGATTCGCATACCGATGCGCAGCCTGTGGCGGCGTTCAGCGGGAACGTGATTCCCTTCCGCACCCGTTTTGTGCGGGGACTGCGGTCGATGGGCCAGACGATGCTTCAGCCGCGGCTGGCGATGACGGCGGCGATGGCGTTTTTCTCGGTTGCATTGACGATGAACCTGACGGGCGTGCGCTTGAGCAGCCTGCGACCGAGCGACTTCACGCCTTCGAGCATTCTGCGCTCCTGCTACAGCGCGAAGGCGCGCGTGGTGCGCTACTCGGACAACCTGCGCGTGGTGTATGAGCTTGAATCGCGCGTACGAGATCTGCAGCACTCCTCAGACGAGGATTTTCCAGCAAGCACTTCGGGCCCCCAGAACTCCCCAGCAACAACCAGCCCTCAACCGACCCCAACTGGCGCAGAGCAACAGCCTGACGGCCAGAAGCCCGCGAGCCAGAGCCCGCAGACAGACCAGGAGAAGCAGTCCCGCCCGAAGCCGGGCTCGGGGACGAGCCAGCGCGAGATGCCTGGCGGCAGCCTGCTGTTTACCGGTCCTGCGCATCGCCGTGGCACGCTTTCAGCTTCGCTTGTAAACACTGATGTCTTTTTATCTGGCCGCGTTTCCAGCGGTCTTTTTCCCAGCGTTAAGGATGAGGGGGGACTGGTATGA
- a CDS encoding B-box zinc finger protein: MTCANHPDRENVAFCQHCGKAICQECVRNVGSSVYCEACLAEKLSGTAPAGGYAAPAAGAPQGGAVPPPFGNDPNPALAGLLGIIPGVGAMYNGQFAKGIVHLVIFAILVSLAHDNGFFGLMIAGWVIYQIFEAYHTARARRDGTPLPNPFGLNDLGEKLGFGKAWPTGAPSQPNPSAPNAASSAYAPPPPAAGYSPYTAPPAANWSVPQNPAQNPAWNWENYVPPQQQPYVAPPFSPVDPNAAYTRNRFPSGAIWLIALGLIFLVGNSHWMFGLSMHWFVPFLLIGFGVWLFVRKMTEFGAPLADDGTALYRYRFFHAIKGSIWIVLIGVLFLLDSFNILSWGRSWPLFIIVAGLMAVFRGVAYSGGAPYAAYPPPQGPPPDPSAPSWTEAPPASTHSVVPPVSPDTHDVSPDTHDREGN, translated from the coding sequence ATGACTTGCGCAAACCATCCTGATCGAGAAAATGTTGCGTTTTGCCAGCATTGCGGCAAGGCGATTTGCCAGGAGTGTGTCCGAAATGTAGGCAGCTCCGTTTATTGCGAGGCGTGCCTTGCAGAGAAGCTTTCGGGGACGGCGCCTGCTGGTGGTTATGCTGCGCCTGCCGCCGGAGCGCCGCAAGGTGGCGCTGTTCCGCCACCGTTTGGCAATGATCCGAACCCTGCATTGGCGGGCCTGCTGGGTATCATTCCGGGCGTGGGCGCGATGTACAACGGCCAGTTTGCCAAGGGCATTGTGCACCTGGTGATCTTCGCCATTCTGGTGAGCCTTGCGCATGACAATGGATTCTTTGGGCTCATGATCGCGGGCTGGGTAATCTACCAGATCTTTGAGGCGTATCACACTGCTCGGGCGCGGCGCGACGGCACACCGCTGCCGAATCCGTTTGGGTTGAATGATCTTGGTGAGAAGCTGGGCTTTGGCAAGGCGTGGCCTACGGGTGCGCCGAGCCAGCCGAATCCTTCGGCCCCGAATGCCGCTTCGAGTGCGTATGCTCCTCCGCCACCGGCTGCTGGCTATTCGCCCTACACTGCGCCGCCTGCGGCCAACTGGAGCGTGCCTCAGAATCCGGCGCAGAATCCGGCATGGAACTGGGAGAACTATGTTCCGCCGCAGCAGCAGCCTTATGTTGCGCCACCGTTCAGCCCGGTAGATCCGAATGCGGCCTACACGCGTAATCGTTTCCCCTCGGGAGCTATCTGGCTGATCGCTCTTGGCCTGATCTTCCTGGTTGGAAATTCGCATTGGATGTTCGGCCTCTCGATGCACTGGTTTGTTCCGTTCCTGCTGATTGGGTTTGGCGTGTGGCTCTTTGTGCGGAAGATGACGGAGTTTGGCGCGCCGCTGGCGGATGATGGGACGGCGCTCTATCGTTATCGCTTCTTTCACGCCATCAAGGGATCGATCTGGATTGTTCTGATCGGTGTGCTGTTCCTACTGGACAGCTTCAACATTCTTTCGTGGGGCAGAAGCTGGCCGCTGTTTATTATCGTTGCCGGGTTGATGGCTGTGTTTCGCGGAGTGGCTTACAGCGGGGGCGCACCTTATGCGGCTTATCCGCCTCCGCAGGGCCCTCCGCCGGATCCTTCGGCACCTTCGTGGACTGAAGCGCCGCCGGCATCGACGCACTCTGTTGTTCCTCCTGTTTCTCCGGACACGCACGACGTTTCTCCGGACACGCACGACCGGGAGGGAAACTGA
- a CDS encoding DUF4097 family beta strand repeat-containing protein: MGSYPPPPPPAGPPYGNDWRYQRRVVKEQARMQRDAYRAQRAAYRYQMRGLRRGSIVGPILLITIGIVFLLIQTGRVSGHAFWDWYGHWWPMLFLAAGVVMLLEWAFDQFFLSDPTQPRFRRRVGGGVFFLLLILAVAGAAFGGFHGRAFEFLHKDFGINQDNLDQFLGDKHESDQTLSQTFAAGSSLVVNNPRGSVTVSGTSDDNQIHVAVHKTVYTRTDSEAESNAQQLSPDVTTGGNTLTVTVPAIRGGRADLTITVPIGAATNVMANHGDVTVSSIRGNVDVTANHGDVDLSAITGTVTAHINNSDSSFSARSITGPVTVAGHGSELTLSDLSGPVTFNGDIFGPIHLAHIRGPIKLHTSRTDFQMARLDGETELNEDDMTASQAVGPVVLNTRNRNITLDRVSGDVSVTNSNGSVDLTSAPPMGNVTVENRSGDVTVTVPEHASFTVQAETSDGDLDNDFSLDTQGTDPHKSITGTIGHGGPHLRLTTSHGDMELKKASVAPMPPAPPAPPAPLTLRDEHGNTIILNGHSGSTFGGDGSEQIVGKHGMLLKVGVDGTVVYNDGKGTSYTSAPDGTKVLIARDGTRITTTPDGTKVGIGPGSKPLTSNEIDNRIQQIENDVRNTETQYKNEKH, encoded by the coding sequence ATGGGAAGCTATCCTCCACCACCGCCACCTGCAGGTCCGCCTTACGGCAATGACTGGCGCTATCAGCGCCGGGTTGTGAAAGAACAGGCGCGGATGCAACGAGATGCGTATCGCGCACAGCGCGCAGCGTATCGCTACCAGATGCGTGGACTGCGGCGCGGCTCGATTGTCGGCCCGATCCTGCTGATCACGATTGGCATTGTCTTCCTGCTGATTCAGACCGGGCGCGTGTCGGGCCATGCCTTCTGGGACTGGTACGGACATTGGTGGCCGATGCTGTTTCTTGCCGCCGGCGTCGTGATGCTGCTGGAGTGGGCGTTTGATCAGTTCTTTCTCTCTGACCCCACGCAGCCGCGGTTTCGCCGACGGGTTGGCGGCGGCGTGTTCTTTCTGCTGTTGATTCTTGCCGTGGCGGGCGCAGCCTTCGGCGGATTTCATGGACGCGCATTTGAGTTTCTGCACAAAGACTTCGGCATCAATCAGGACAACCTGGACCAGTTTCTGGGGGATAAACACGAGAGCGACCAGACGCTTTCCCAGACATTTGCCGCAGGCAGCTCACTGGTCGTGAATAATCCGAGAGGCAGCGTGACGGTCTCGGGCACGAGCGATGATAACCAGATCCATGTCGCCGTTCATAAGACGGTTTATACGCGCACGGACTCGGAGGCAGAGTCGAATGCACAGCAGCTTAGCCCCGACGTCACAACGGGCGGCAATACCCTTACGGTGACGGTTCCCGCTATTCGTGGAGGACGGGCTGACCTGACCATTACGGTGCCGATCGGTGCAGCAACGAACGTGATGGCGAATCATGGCGATGTGACGGTCAGCTCCATTCGGGGCAATGTCGATGTGACGGCCAACCACGGCGATGTCGATCTGAGCGCCATTACAGGAACGGTGACGGCGCATATCAACAACAGCGATTCGTCGTTCAGCGCGCGCAGCATTACAGGCCCGGTGACGGTTGCAGGACACGGCAGCGAACTGACGCTCTCGGACCTGAGCGGGCCGGTGACCTTCAATGGGGATATCTTCGGACCGATTCATCTGGCGCATATTCGCGGACCTATCAAGCTGCATACGAGCCGCACGGACTTCCAGATGGCTCGGCTGGATGGCGAGACTGAGTTGAACGAAGACGACATGACGGCGAGCCAGGCGGTTGGACCGGTGGTGCTGAATACGCGCAATCGGAACATCACGCTGGACCGGGTCTCGGGCGATGTTTCGGTGACGAACAGCAATGGCTCGGTTGACCTGACGAGCGCTCCGCCGATGGGCAATGTGACGGTTGAGAATCGCAGCGGCGATGTGACCGTGACGGTGCCTGAACACGCGTCGTTTACTGTGCAGGCAGAGACGTCTGATGGCGACCTGGACAATGATTTTTCGCTCGATACGCAGGGGACCGATCCGCATAAGAGCATTACGGGCACGATAGGGCATGGCGGGCCGCACCTGCGGTTGACGACCAGCCATGGCGACATGGAGTTGAAGAAGGCCTCGGTTGCGCCGATGCCTCCCGCGCCACCAGCGCCGCCTGCGCCGCTTACGCTCCGCGATGAACATGGGAACACGATCATCCTCAATGGACATTCGGGTTCTACGTTCGGCGGGGATGGATCGGAGCAGATTGTTGGCAAGCACGGGATGCTGCTGAAGGTCGGCGTGGATGGGACTGTGGTGTACAACGATGGCAAAGGGACCAGCTATACCTCGGCTCCGGATGGCACCAAAGTTCTGATTGCTCGGGATGGTACACGCATTACAACGACGCCGGATGGGACGAAGGTCGGCATCGGGCCGGGAAGCAAGCCGCTGACCAGCAACGAGATCGACAATCGGATCCAGCAGATCGAAAACGATGTCCGCAACACCGAAACTCAGTACAAGAACGAGAAGCACTAG